A single window of Methanoregula sp. DNA harbors:
- the mcrB gene encoding coenzyme-B sulfoethylthiotransferase subunit beta, which translates to MAKYKDTIDLYDDEGKLLKSNVTLDKVSPLVNKGTAGIIDLTKRTVAVNFAGIEEALKTGKMGGKSNQILGRSMNCSCVKDCDALSAKIKDMVQVTDGDNTKITKVGGGKMILVEVPTARMDAAATYDAASTAVAAATTYALIDQYKVGMFDGAYVKGAVWGTYPQTMHMDGGNVVSILNIPQNNEGLGYALRNIPANHAAMMTHRNAMQGAALCATFEQAGEFEMGMAIGPFERAQLLLYAYQGLNANNLVYDLVKKNGKTGTIGTVVQSLVEQAIEDKVIKAGKKGKSGYIFYETKDPMMWNAYASAGTLAATMVNCGAGRFAQAVSATLLYFNDLLEHETGLPGSDFGRTMGVAVGFSFFSHSIYGGGGPGGFNGNHVVTRHAAGVGMPCIVAACCLDAGTQMFGPEQTSKIYQDTFGQLDSFKRPIQTIAKGV; encoded by the coding sequence ATGGCAAAATATAAAGACACAATCGACCTCTACGACGATGAGGGTAAGCTCTTAAAGAGCAATGTCACTCTTGACAAGGTCAGCCCGCTGGTCAACAAGGGAACAGCAGGTATCATCGACCTCACCAAGAGGACCGTCGCGGTTAACTTCGCCGGTATCGAAGAGGCATTAAAGACCGGAAAGATGGGCGGGAAGTCCAACCAGATTCTCGGCCGCAGCATGAACTGCAGCTGTGTCAAAGACTGTGACGCACTTTCAGCCAAGATCAAGGACATGGTCCAGGTCACCGACGGCGACAACACCAAGATCACCAAGGTCGGCGGCGGCAAGATGATCCTGGTCGAGGTCCCGACGGCACGTATGGATGCAGCAGCAACCTACGATGCGGCATCAACCGCAGTTGCGGCAGCCACCACCTATGCACTGATTGACCAGTACAAGGTCGGCATGTTCGACGGAGCTTACGTCAAGGGCGCAGTCTGGGGTACCTACCCGCAGACCATGCACATGGACGGCGGCAACGTTGTCTCGATCTTAAACATCCCGCAGAACAACGAAGGCCTCGGCTATGCACTGAGGAACATCCCCGCAAACCATGCGGCGATGATGACCCACCGGAATGCAATGCAGGGTGCAGCACTCTGTGCAACCTTCGAGCAGGCAGGGGAGTTCGAGATGGGTATGGCAATCGGCCCGTTCGAGCGTGCCCAGCTCCTGCTCTACGCATACCAAGGATTGAACGCAAATAACCTCGTCTACGACCTCGTCAAGAAGAACGGCAAGACCGGTACCATCGGTACTGTCGTGCAGAGCCTTGTCGAGCAGGCCATTGAGGACAAGGTCATCAAGGCAGGCAAGAAGGGCAAGAGCGGCTACATCTTCTACGAGACCAAGGACCCGATGATGTGGAACGCATACGCATCTGCCGGAACCCTCGCAGCAACCATGGTCAACTGTGGTGCCGGGCGGTTCGCACAGGCAGTCTCTGCAACACTGCTCTACTTCAACGACCTGCTCGAGCACGAGACCGGCCTCCCAGGCTCCGACTTCGGTCGTACCATGGGTGTCGCAGTCGGGTTCTCGTTCTTCAGCCACTCGATCTACGGTGGCGGCGGCCCCGGTGGTTTCAATGGTAACCACGTCGTTACCCGTCACGCAGCCGGTGTCGGTATGCCCTGTATCGTAGCAGCATGCTGTCTTGATGCAGGTACCCAGATGTTCGGCCCCGAACAGACGTCGAAGATCTACCAGGACACCTTCGGCCAGCTTGATTCATTCAAGAGACCGATCCAGACAATTGCGAAGGGTGTATAA